CGGTCGACACGCCGTGGCACGTCAAGCGGCAGATTCTCGCCCTTTGCCGCGAGCAGGAGGAAATGCTCAGCGCGCCGCCGGCTCCTTGAGCGATTCGCCCTCCGCGCTCTCCGCCGGCAGCGGCGCCAGAAGCCAGCCGAAAATCAGGGTTGCGAGCACCGATCCCACGAGCTGAGCGACAATAAAGCCGGGCACGTGGGCGGGCAGGATGCCGGAAAAGGTGTCGGTGAAGCCCCGGGCGATCGTCACCGCGGGATTGGCGAAGGAGGTCGAGGCGGTGAACCAGTAGCCCGCCGTGATGTAGAGGCCGACGGCGAAGGGCACGACCGGTGGCCGCCAGCGCACACAGGCGAGGATGGTCGCGACCAAGCCGAAGGTCGCGACGATCTCGGCGAACCACTGGGCGGGGCCGGTCCGGCTGTTGGTCGAGAACTGCAGGACTGCCTCCTCGAACATGAAGTGGGCGGCGAAGACGCCGGCGAGCCCGCCGACGACCTGCGCGCCCACGTAGAGAAGGGCGTCGGGTGGCGATATCTGGCGGCGAAGCGCGAAGCTGAGGGTTACCGCCGGATTGAAATGGGCCCCCGAGATCGGTCCGAAGACCAGGATCAGGACGACGAGGATCGCCCCGGTCGCGATGGTGTTTCCGAGCAGCGCGATGGCGACGTTGCCGCCCGCCAGGCGCTCACCCATGATGCCCGAGCCGACCACGGTGGCGAGCAGCAGAGCGGTACCCAGTGCCTCCGCCGTCAGGCGCCGGGGCTTGTCGAAAGTGTGGACCACCAATCTAAGCGTCTTGCTTTGCGGCGCCCGCGGTGGAGCGCCCGATCTCTTCGAGCCGCTTCTTCAGGGTCAGGCGGTCCAGGGACTCCATGGGCAGATTGGCGAAAACGCTGATGCGGTTGGAGAGCATGCGGAAGGCTTCGGCGAAGGCGATCCGCTTCTCGGCCTCCAGGCCGTCCTCGGCCGCCGGATCGGGCAGGCCCCAATGCGCGCTCATCGGGTGACCGGGCCAGACCGGGCAGACCTCGTCGGCCGCGTTGTCGCAGACTGTGAAGACGAAATCTATCGGTGGTGCGCCCTTCTCGGCGAACTCCGCCCAGTCCTTGGAGCGCAGGTCCTTAACCGGATAATTCTCGCTCTCCAGCAGCTCGAGGGCGTAGGGGTTGACCTGCCCGGCCGGGTGGCTGCCGGCGCTGTAACCCCTGAAGCCGTAGCCCCGCGAGCGGTCGCCGCCGATCCGGTTCATGATGCACTCGGCCATGATGCTGCGCGCCGAGTTGCCGGTGCAGAGAAAAAGCACATTGTAGATCTTCCCGCTCATCGATCCCTCCCTCGTTTCAGTCATCGCAGAGATCCGACTGCGCGGTCAGTTCGCCGCAGATCTCGGGGTGCCCTTGGCAACAATCCTGGGTCAGGAATGACAGGACCCGCCGCGTGCCCTCGACGCTCACGGCATAGAAGATATGGCGCTGGCGGCGCCAGGCGTGAATGAGTTCCGCGCCCTCGAGCTGACCGAGGTGGAACGAGAGGCTGGATGGCGCCATGTCGAGCCGCCTGGCGATTTCGCCCGCCGCCAGCCCGCTGGGGCCTTGCCGCATCAGCAGACGGAAGATCGCGAGGCGATGCTCGCTGGCCAGGGCGGCGAGCGCCCGTGTCGCTTGCTTCGGATCCATGGTTCGAAATTACTCGAATTGTCGAACCACGCAAGTCAAGGATGTTTGACAGGCGGACCCGTGAGAGACAGATGCAGGGTTCTCTGCGGAGTGCGCCCGGTGAAGGGGCGGCCGGTTCGCCTAATCAGCTGCCGCGCGTGTTGTTGAGCGCGACCTTCAGCTTCTTGGGGCCCCGGACCACCATGCAGTCGATCTTGGCCGACTTCAGCTGCCGGCAGGCGAGCCGGGCTTGCTTCTCGCTCAAGCCGATCAACTGGGCGCGGTAGAGCAGTCCTTTCCGGCCCTTGATCTTGCGGATCAGCACCTGGGTTCCGCCGAGTATCTTCGGCAGCTTACGCGCGGCCTTCGACGCGGCGTTTTCGGCCGGTTTCACCCGATAGAACGCGCCGACCTGGACGCCCCAGCGGCCCGCCATCGAAACGGTCTCCACCAGCTGCGAGCCGGCGCGGCGCGCCGTCAGCAGTGCCTCGGGCTTGGGCTGCGGCACCGGCAGCATGCCGGAAGTCCCGCGCGCGAACTTGGCCCGGCTCTTCTGCTTGACTGCCGGCGCGCCCACCGCGATCAGCTTGCCCGGCTTCGATCCGGGGGTATGACTCACCAGCGGGATGGGCTTGGAAAAGCCCTTCTCGAGCAGCGCGGTAATGTGCTTGTCCCGCGAACGCGCCGTCCTGCCGCCAAACACCACGGCGACCAGGCGACGCCCGTCCCGCACGGTTGAAGCCGCGAGATTATAGCCCGAGGCCCGGGTGTAGCCCGTCTTCAGCCCGTCGGTGCCGTCGTAGTTGGTCAGCAGCGTGTTGTGGTTCGTGTGGGTGCGTCCGCGGTAGCGGAACGTCTTCGCCGAGAAGAAGCTGTAATACTGCGGATAGTGCCTGATCAGCGCGGTGACGAGCTTGGCCATGTCCCGCGCCGTGCTCAGCTGGCGGCGGTTCGGCAGGCCCGAGGCGTTGCGGAAGTTGGTCCGCTTCATGCCCAGGAGCTGGGCCTTCTTGTTCATCTGCTGGGCGAACTTGCGCTCGGTCCGGCCGAGCGCTTCCGCCAGTACCACGGCGACGTCGTTGGCGGACTTGGTCACCAGGGCCAGGATCGCTTGCTTCACCGTGATCCGCTGGTTGCGCTTCAGTCCCAGCTTGGAGGGCGGCTGGCGCGCCGCCCGCCGCGATACCTTCAGGCTCTGATCCAGTCTTAGCCGGCCGTCTTCCAGCGCCTCGAACGCCATATAAAGGGTCATCATCTTGGTGAGCGAGGCCGGGTAGTTCCGCGTATCGGCGTTGACCTCGTAGAGCACCTGGCCGGTCATGCTGTCGACCACGATCGAGGCGTAGCGCGCGGAAGCCGGGCTCGCCAGAGCGGTGGCCAGGAAAATGCCCACACAAAGAGAAAGAACCCCGGCCCAGCGCCTTGGATTCAATCCAACAGAGCAAACTTTCGCGCCACGGGCCAAAGTTTAGATCCCGAACAAGGCCGAGGATTTCGATGATTCGATTAAGATTCTAGGGGAGTTAACCACGAGGTGTCCAGGGTAATTCTCTGACGATTACAATAAGGTTAAGTGGCCTCCTGCCCGTCATGATGGCACGGAACGACCGTCTCGAGGAGCTCCCGGCGCTTCCTTGGGCATGGGCTCACGTCTCGTCCTTGACCAGGGCCAGCCGGGTGCCGGGAACCAGGGGGCGTACCCAGGGGCCGACCGGCATCTCCCGGGCCAGCTTGGTCAGCTGCTCGTTCCACCAGCGCCGCTGGTCGGTCAGCTCGTCGTAGTCGTAGTGTGCCTCGCGCCAAGTCGAGTCGCTGGTCGCGAAAGTCATGATATCGAGCGGAAAGCCGACGTCGGACGAGCTGAAGCGGGTCGAATCGAACGACAGGTAGGACAGCTTGAGCGCGGTCTCCAGATCGCTCTCGACGGTCAGCGCCCGGTCGAGGATAGGCTTGCCGTAGGCGGTGGCGCCGATCGCCAGGTACGGGCTGCGCTGCCCGACCTCGATCCAGTTCGCCTCGGGATAGACCAGGAAGAGGCTCGGCTCCCGGTCCTCGCCGATCTGGCCGGCCAGGATGCTGTGCAGATTGAAGCTGAGCTCCGAGCGCTCCAGGGTCTCGCGGTCATCGTCCGCCACGGCGCGCAGGCACCGGGCGTAGGTCTCGACCGCGTCGAGCAGCGTGGCGGTGCCGTTCGGGCCGCTCTGTTCCAGCGCCCGGTCGAAGTACGCCAGGGTCTTGTCGCGCAGCGATCTCAGCCCCGAGCTCATGACGCAGACCTCGCCGCCGGCCGCGCCGTGGCGCGAGATCTTGCGGGCCTGGGTGACCTGGGTCCCGCTGGTCAGCCGACCGTCCGCCAGGCAGACCAGCCCTTCGTTTACCTTGATCGCGAGGCAATAGGTCATGGTCGCTCGCCGGCCAAGTCTCGCCCCCGTTGCTTGCCAGAATCGGGTGAGCTGAAGTCGGCGAAACTCTGGCATGGCCCCTGGCCGCGGACAAGCGGCAAGATAACGAGAAAATTATGTTGCAATGCACAATAAACCCTTGACCCCGGGTCTGGAGTGGCTATGTTATCGGTTATGTTGCGGTGCAGCATAAAGCTGATAGCCGCCGACAAAGCAACGTTCGGTCTGAGGCGCTGGGTGGGAATTTCGAAGCGCCGCAGCCGTCTAACGAGCCAGGAGTGAGGAACGATGACCACCACGAGAAAGACCAACGGGAAGACCGCCAAGCCGGCCAAGACCGTTGAGGATGCCATGACGGCCAGCAAGGAGACCGTCGAGGCCGTCGTCGAGGCCGGTACGGTTGCGGCGACCAAGAGCTACGACCAGGCCGTCGCGATGACCAAGGAGCAGGTCGAGAAGACGTCCAAGGCCATGTTCGA
This Kiloniellales bacterium DNA region includes the following protein-coding sequences:
- a CDS encoding peptidase — translated: MTYCLAIKVNEGLVCLADGRLTSGTQVTQARKISRHGAAGGEVCVMSSGLRSLRDKTLAYFDRALEQSGPNGTATLLDAVETYARCLRAVADDDRETLERSELSFNLHSILAGQIGEDREPSLFLVYPEANWIEVGQRSPYLAIGATAYGKPILDRALTVESDLETALKLSYLSFDSTRFSSSDVGFPLDIMTFATSDSTWREAHYDYDELTDQRRWWNEQLTKLAREMPVGPWVRPLVPGTRLALVKDET
- a CDS encoding arsenate reductase ArsC translates to MSGKIYNVLFLCTGNSARSIMAECIMNRIGGDRSRGYGFRGYSAGSHPAGQVNPYALELLESENYPVKDLRSKDWAEFAEKGAPPIDFVFTVCDNAADEVCPVWPGHPMSAHWGLPDPAAEDGLEAEKRIAFAEAFRMLSNRISVFANLPMESLDRLTLKKRLEEIGRSTAGAAKQDA
- a CDS encoding MIP/aquaporin family protein, whose protein sequence is MVHTFDKPRRLTAEALGTALLLATVVGSGIMGERLAGGNVAIALLGNTIATGAILVVLILVFGPISGAHFNPAVTLSFALRRQISPPDALLYVGAQVVGGLAGVFAAHFMFEEAVLQFSTNSRTGPAQWFAEIVATFGLVATILACVRWRPPVVPFAVGLYITAGYWFTASTSFANPAVTIARGFTDTFSGILPAHVPGFIVAQLVGSVLATLIFGWLLAPLPAESAEGESLKEPAAR
- a CDS encoding helix-turn-helix domain-containing protein — its product is MDPKQATRALAALASEHRLAIFRLLMRQGPSGLAAGEIARRLDMAPSSLSFHLGQLEGAELIHAWRRQRHIFYAVSVEGTRRVLSFLTQDCCQGHPEICGELTAQSDLCDD
- a CDS encoding D-alanyl-D-alanine carboxypeptidase, which encodes MGIFLATALASPASARYASIVVDSMTGQVLYEVNADTRNYPASLTKMMTLYMAFEALEDGRLRLDQSLKVSRRAARQPPSKLGLKRNQRITVKQAILALVTKSANDVAVVLAEALGRTERKFAQQMNKKAQLLGMKRTNFRNASGLPNRRQLSTARDMAKLVTALIRHYPQYYSFFSAKTFRYRGRTHTNHNTLLTNYDGTDGLKTGYTRASGYNLAASTVRDGRRLVAVVFGGRTARSRDKHITALLEKGFSKPIPLVSHTPGSKPGKLIAVGAPAVKQKSRAKFARGTSGMLPVPQPKPEALLTARRAGSQLVETVSMAGRWGVQVGAFYRVKPAENAASKAARKLPKILGGTQVLIRKIKGRKGLLYRAQLIGLSEKQARLACRQLKSAKIDCMVVRGPKKLKVALNNTRGS